The following proteins come from a genomic window of Paenibacillus spongiae:
- a CDS encoding UDP-N-acetylmuramoyl-L-alanyl-D-glutamate--2,6-diaminopimelate ligase — MRLDQLAALLETAVVAGDGHKEITGIQTDSRKVSEGDLFICLVGHNMDGHDYAQEALKRGAKALVVQRKLDVDAPQIIVKDSRFAMAVMADEYFGHPSRSLKLIGITGTNGKTTTTYLIERILADAKHRPGVIGTVEMRYGGKTYPMSGTTPEALELQRYLAAMVAEGTDYCAMEVSSHALEQGRVKGCRYRTAVFTNLTQDHLDYHGTMERYAAAKGLLFGRLGNDCGASQDERSYAVLNADDPASEAFARLTAAEVLTYGVKQEADVRASDIKITVHGTSFHVTTFRGEADITLRMAGTFNVYNALAAITAALVENIPLEQIKQSLEAVPGVPGRVEAVHAGQPFAVIVDYAHTPDGLDNVLKAVKEIASGRIICVFGCGGDRDRTKRPIMGRIAAAYSDYVIVTSDNPRTEDPIRILADIEAGLQNDGVPQERYELQPDRRLAIQKAVEMASHEDVVLIAGKGHETYQIIGSVTHDFDDREVAKEAIRSLEK; from the coding sequence ATGCGACTGGATCAATTGGCGGCGCTGCTGGAAACGGCGGTAGTCGCAGGTGACGGCCATAAGGAAATAACAGGGATCCAGACCGATTCCCGGAAGGTGTCGGAAGGCGACTTGTTTATTTGCCTGGTCGGCCATAATATGGATGGGCATGATTATGCACAGGAAGCATTGAAGCGCGGTGCGAAAGCACTCGTCGTCCAGCGGAAGCTCGATGTCGACGCCCCCCAAATCATCGTGAAGGACAGCCGTTTCGCGATGGCAGTCATGGCCGATGAGTATTTCGGCCACCCGAGCAGGTCGCTCAAGCTGATCGGAATTACGGGGACGAACGGCAAGACGACCACGACTTATTTGATCGAACGAATACTGGCCGATGCCAAGCACCGGCCCGGTGTGATCGGCACGGTCGAAATGCGATACGGCGGAAAGACCTACCCCATGTCCGGCACGACGCCGGAAGCGCTTGAGCTGCAGCGTTATCTCGCGGCGATGGTCGCGGAGGGGACGGATTATTGCGCGATGGAAGTATCTTCGCATGCCCTGGAGCAGGGAAGGGTGAAGGGATGCCGTTACCGGACAGCCGTCTTTACAAACCTGACCCAGGACCATCTCGATTATCATGGCACGATGGAGCGTTACGCCGCGGCCAAGGGGCTTCTGTTCGGTCGGCTCGGGAATGATTGCGGAGCATCGCAGGATGAACGCTCGTATGCGGTGCTGAATGCGGATGATCCTGCCTCGGAGGCATTCGCCCGCTTGACCGCTGCCGAGGTGTTAACCTACGGGGTGAAGCAGGAAGCCGACGTCCGCGCGTCCGATATCAAAATTACCGTACACGGGACCTCGTTCCATGTAACGACCTTCCGGGGCGAGGCGGATATAACGCTGCGGATGGCGGGCACCTTCAACGTCTATAATGCGCTTGCAGCTATTACCGCCGCGCTGGTGGAGAATATTCCTCTGGAGCAGATCAAGCAAAGTTTGGAAGCCGTTCCGGGTGTTCCGGGCCGTGTGGAAGCCGTTCATGCCGGACAGCCGTTCGCGGTTATCGTCGATTACGCGCATACGCCGGACGGACTGGACAATGTGCTGAAAGCCGTCAAGGAGATCGCTTCCGGGCGGATTATATGCGTGTTCGGCTGCGGAGGCGACCGCGACCGGACGAAGCGCCCGATTATGGGCCGCATTGCTGCAGCCTACTCCGATTATGTCATCGTAACGTCGGATAATCCCCGGACCGAGGATCCGATTCGCATTCTCGCCGACATTGAAGCCGGACTTCAAAATGACGGCGTACCGCAAGAAAGGTATGAGCTGCAGCCCGACCGCCGCTTGGCGATTCAAAAAGCGGTTGAAATGGCCAGCCATGAAGATGTAGTATTAATTGCGGGCAAGGGACACGAAACGTATCAAATCATTGGCAGCGTAACGCATGATTTCGATGACCGGGAAGTGGCCAAAGAAGCGATAAGGAGTCTGGAAAAGTGA
- a CDS encoding UDP-N-acetylmuramoyl-tripeptide--D-alanyl-D-alanine ligase: MIKRTLADMAVMCGGTISKASLPNTGIAGVTTDSRRVHQGQLFIPLVGEHYDGHDFVQGAFASGAAAALWQSGREVPEGLSEAALIFVEDTLEALQRLASSYRQELQVRVIGVTGSNGKTTTKDMAASVLAGVFRVHKTEGNLNNHIGLPLTVLQLDETVEVAVLELGMSGFGEIELLTRIAQPDIAIITNIGDAHLLQLGSREGIAKAKLEISSGLKPGGILLFNGDEPLLHSGVQALELPAAIGRQTFGIGADNDWSAVNVELGADASRFDMISKRDPQVSLRGLRIPVLGQHNVANALAAIAAALLLGVPQERIQEGLNGLTLTGMRIEPLRASNGALLLSDAYNANPTAVRAAIDFVEHLSGYRRKWLVLGDMLELGPEEAELHAGIGQYVTPDKADAVLTFGPLSRHTAAAAANHFEAGGQSVVAFEDKNELIEWLLTRLAPEDLVLVKGSRGMRMEEIIQALQRV, encoded by the coding sequence GTGATAAAACGAACATTAGCCGACATGGCCGTCATGTGCGGTGGAACAATTTCAAAGGCGAGCCTGCCTAATACGGGGATTGCGGGCGTGACGACGGATTCGCGCCGCGTTCATCAGGGTCAGCTGTTTATACCGCTGGTCGGCGAGCATTATGACGGGCATGATTTCGTTCAAGGCGCATTCGCGTCAGGAGCGGCGGCCGCTCTATGGCAATCCGGCCGTGAGGTTCCCGAGGGGCTGTCAGAAGCTGCGCTCATCTTCGTAGAAGATACGCTCGAAGCGCTTCAGCGGCTCGCTTCCTCATACAGGCAGGAGCTGCAGGTGCGCGTCATCGGCGTTACCGGCAGCAACGGGAAGACGACAACGAAGGATATGGCGGCGTCGGTTTTGGCCGGCGTTTTTCGCGTACACAAAACTGAAGGCAACTTAAACAATCATATCGGACTGCCCTTGACGGTACTGCAGCTGGATGAAACCGTCGAGGTTGCCGTTCTCGAATTAGGCATGAGCGGCTTTGGCGAAATCGAGCTGCTGACCCGGATCGCACAGCCGGATATCGCGATCATTACGAACATCGGCGATGCGCATCTGCTCCAACTGGGATCCCGCGAAGGGATTGCGAAGGCGAAGCTTGAGATTTCCAGCGGCCTGAAGCCTGGCGGCATTCTTCTGTTCAACGGAGACGAGCCGCTGCTGCATAGCGGCGTACAGGCTTTGGAATTGCCGGCGGCGATCGGCAGGCAGACGTTCGGAATCGGGGCAGACAATGACTGGTCGGCGGTGAATGTGGAGCTCGGAGCGGACGCATCGCGTTTCGATATGATTTCGAAGCGGGATCCGCAAGTTTCGCTCAGAGGGCTCCGCATCCCGGTTCTCGGTCAGCATAATGTAGCCAATGCGCTGGCGGCAATAGCCGCAGCATTGCTGCTCGGCGTTCCGCAGGAGCGTATCCAGGAAGGGCTGAACGGACTGACGCTGACCGGAATGCGCATCGAGCCGCTGCGCGCGTCTAACGGAGCGCTGCTGCTGAGCGATGCATACAACGCCAATCCGACAGCGGTCCGTGCAGCTATCGACTTTGTCGAGCACTTATCGGGTTACCGGCGCAAATGGCTCGTTCTCGGCGATATGCTGGAGCTAGGCCCCGAGGAGGCGGAGCTGCATGCAGGCATCGGACAATACGTAACGCCGGATAAAGCGGATGCCGTGCTGACGTTTGGCCCGTTGTCACGCCATACTGCCGCGGCTGCGGCGAATCATTTCGAAGCCGGAGGGCAGAGCGTTGTGGCGTTTGAAGATAAGAACGAATTGATCGAATGGCTGCTGACCAGGCTCGCACCGGAAGATCTCGTTCTTGTGAAAGGCTCGCGGGGCATGCGCATGGAAGAGATTATTCAAGCGCTGCAGCGCGTATAG
- the mraY gene encoding phospho-N-acetylmuramoyl-pentapeptide-transferase, with product MDIKVILLSIGASFLLAVLLGPLFIPLLRRLKFGQQIRSDGPQSHLKKKGTPTMGGIIIMLATLLAFLKFSDKTAEFWVLLIASLGFGLIGFLDDYIKIVFKRSLGLTAKQKLIGQFLFAVIICFLLYQMNHSTIVNIPGTSIDLEFGWFYYPFVIIMLFATTNAVNFTDGVDGLLAGTGAVAFGAFTLLAMHASEHESAVFSAAMIGALLGFLVFNAHPAKVFMGDTGSLGIGGGMAAVAILTKTEFLLVIIGGVFVIEMLSVILQVGSFKLRGKRIFKMSPIHHHFELSGWNEWRVVITFWAVGILFAAAGLLLGR from the coding sequence ATGGACATCAAGGTCATATTGCTCTCAATAGGCGCCTCCTTCCTGCTTGCGGTTTTACTCGGACCGTTGTTCATTCCGCTCCTGAGACGGCTGAAGTTCGGCCAGCAAATCCGGTCGGACGGTCCGCAAAGCCATCTGAAGAAGAAGGGTACGCCGACAATGGGCGGCATCATCATCATGCTGGCGACGCTGCTCGCTTTTCTTAAATTTTCGGATAAGACGGCCGAGTTCTGGGTGCTGCTGATCGCGTCGCTCGGATTTGGACTTATCGGGTTTCTGGATGACTATATCAAGATCGTATTTAAACGCTCGTTAGGCCTGACAGCCAAGCAGAAGCTGATCGGCCAATTTCTGTTCGCGGTTATTATATGCTTCCTTCTCTATCAGATGAACCACAGCACGATCGTCAATATTCCAGGCACTTCGATTGATCTGGAATTCGGCTGGTTCTATTATCCTTTCGTCATCATCATGCTGTTCGCCACAACGAATGCGGTGAATTTCACCGACGGCGTTGATGGGCTGCTGGCCGGAACGGGCGCTGTCGCATTCGGCGCTTTCACGCTGCTGGCCATGCATGCGAGCGAGCATGAATCCGCCGTATTCTCAGCCGCCATGATCGGGGCGCTGCTCGGCTTTCTCGTCTTCAATGCCCATCCGGCGAAGGTCTTTATGGGCGATACCGGATCGCTTGGCATTGGCGGGGGAATGGCTGCAGTGGCTATATTGACGAAGACGGAATTTCTGCTTGTGATTATCGGCGGCGTGTTCGTAATCGAGATGCTGTCGGTCATTCTGCAGGTAGGCTCCTTTAAACTGCGGGGCAAGCGTATTTTCAAGATGAGCCCGATCCATCATCACTTCGAGCTCTCTGGTTGGAATGAATGGCGCGTCGTCATTACATTCTGGGCGGTAGGCATCCTGTTCGCCGCGGCAGGACTTCTGCTGGGCCGCTAG